The genomic region CCGTCGACCCGCACCTCGACCCGGGCGATGCCCCGGTGCTGGGCCCAGGCGACACCGGCGACCGGCACGGTCCCCGCCCCGGGGGCGGCGAAGGGGCGCGGCGTGTCGATACGGGACTGGGTCTTGACCGGAGCCTCGCGGGACCATTCGCGCTCGACCCAGTAGGCGTCGTACGCGTCGAACGTCGTCAGTTCGATGTCCCGGATCCACTTGCACGCCGAGACGTAGCCGTAGAGGCCGGGGACGACCATCCGGACCGGGAACCCGTGGTCGAACGGCAGCGGTTCGCCGTTCATGCCGACCGCGAGCAGTGCGTCACGGCCGTCCATGACCTCCTCGACCGGGGTCCCGATCGTCATCCCGTCCACGGAGCGCGCCACGATCTGGTCAGCGGACCCGCCCTTCGACGGGGGCTTCACCCCGGCCTCGCGCAGCAGATCGGCCAGGCGTACGCCGATCCACCGGGCCGTGCCCACATAGGGACCGCCCACCTGGTTGGACACGCAGGTCAGCGTGATGTCCCGTTCCACGAGCTCGCGGTCCAGGAGGTCCTGGAAGCCGAGGGTGACGGGTCGCGCCACCCCCTTGCCGTGGATCCGCAGCCGCCATGCGCCGGCGTCGACGCGCGGGACCACCAGAGCGGTGTCCACCCGGTAGAAGTCCTTGTTCGGGGTGGTGAAGGAGCTCAGGCCCCGGACGCCGAGATCGGCTCCGGCGGGTATCGGGGGCGCCGCCGAGGCAGGTGCCGGGAGGGCGATGTCGCCGCGTGAGGCGGAGACCCCGGCCAGTTGGGATGCCTGGAGCCGTCGGCCCAGGAGCCCCGCACCGGCCGAGGCCGCCGCGGCGGTGGTCGCCGCGATCACGAATCCGCGGCGGTCGAAGGCGCCTCGCGCCCCGCCGTCCGTCTCCCCAGCCGCGGGAGGCGGCGCGGTCTCCGGGACGCGCAGGCGTCCGGCCAGGAGATACAGCACTCCCGCGGCCACCAGCGCTCCCACGACCGAGGGCAGTGCGTCGCCCGGCCGGCCCTCCGGCCGGCCGGCCGCGGACACCGCCCCGACCACACCGAAGACCAGGACGGCCGCAGCGCCCGTCCACCGGTGCCGCAGCGCGAGGACCCCCACCGCCATGGCGAAGACCGCCAGGAGGACGAGGATCCCGAGCCGCAGCACCAGCTTGTCGTCGGTGCCGAAGTTCCGTACGGCGAAGTCCTTGACGGCCGGGGGAGTGCGATCGATGACCGCCCCGCCCACGGCCGTGACCGGACCCGCCTCGGGACGCACGGCGGCGGCGACGAGTTCGGCGACGCACAGGGCGGTGAACCCGGCGATCAGACCGCTGAGCGCGGCGAACGCGGCGCGTGCCCAGCGGGAACGCCGGGACCCGGGAGCCCCCTGCTTCTGCGAAACATCTCGGTCTGTTCTCACACCGGGGGTTCGGCGCGGACCGCCCGGCGGATTGGTCGTTCACCCGATCGAAGTAATTCCGATCATCGGCCAATCCATGGCGCTCGCTGCCCCGAATGACCTCTGAGGGGCACTCAAGCAGCGCCCCGGCCAGGCACGCGACACCGGAAGGAACCCGAATGGCAGGGGAGCGGCGGCGTACAGCCGTAGTGGGCGGCGGGGTGGCGGGGCTGACCGCCGCGCACGTCCTGGGGAGGGCGCACGACGTGACACTCCTGGAGGCGGACGAACGCGTCGGCGGGCACGCGCACACCCATGACCTCAGCTCGTCGGACGGCCGGACACACCGCGTCGACTCGGGGTTCATCGTGCATAACCGGCGGACCTACCCGAACCTCCTGCGGCTCTTCGACGAACTCGGAGTGGCCACGCAGGAGTCGGAGATGAGCATGTCCGTACGGTGCGAGGGGTGCGGGCTGGAGTACGCGGGCGCACGCGGCGCCACCGGCCTGTTCGCCCGGCCCGGGTCCCTACTCCGCGGCCCGTACCTGCGGATGCTGACCGAGGTGCCCCGCTTCCACCGGGCCGCCAGGGCGTTGCTCGCCATGCCCGAAGGCACGGGGACCATGACACTGGGCGAGTTCGCGGCGCGCGGCCGGTTCTCCGCCTACTTCCGCGCGCACTTCCTGACGCCGATGGTCTCAGCCGTGTGGTCCTGCGACCCGGTGACCGCGATGCGCTACCCGGCCCGCCACCTCTTCAGGTTCCTGGAACACCACGGGATGCTCAGGATCGGCGACTCCCCGGTCTGGCGGACCGTCACCGGCGGATCGCGCGAGTACGTCGACCGCATCGCCGAGCAGGTGCGCTCCGTGCGCACGTCCACGCCGGTCCGCACGGTGCGGCGGCTCGGCCGAGGCGTGGAGATCGTCACCGAGGACGGGACCACCGAGGAGTACGACGCGGTCGTCGTCGCCACCCACCCCGACCAGGCGCTCCGGCTGCTCGCCGACCCCACCGACGAGGAGCGGCGCACCCTCGGGGCCTTCCGCTACTCCCGCAACCCCACACTGCTGCACACCGACACCGCACTGCTCCCGCGCAGCCGGGGGGCCGCCGCGTCCTGGAACTACCTGATGCCCTCCTGCGCCGCCGACGCCGACCGGGTCACCGTCAGCTACGACATGAACCGGCTCCAGCGGCTGGACGCGCCAGAGCGGTTCGTCGTCACCCTGAACGGCGCCGAACGGGTCGACCCGGACCTCGTCCGGGGCCGCATGGTCTACGAACACCCCGTCTTCACCCCGGAGTCGGTCGCCGCGCAGGGGCGACTGCCGGGCCTGTCCGGGCCGGTCACCGCCTTCGCGGGGGCCTACCACGGCTGGGGATTCCACGAGGACGGCTGCCGGTCGGGTGTGCGGGCCGCCGAGGCGCTGGGCGTGACCTGGTGAACGCCCTCTACCCCTGCACCATCACCCACGTACGGACCGCGCCCCGCAGACACGCCCTGCGGCACCGCACCTATCTCTGGCTCATCGACCCGGACCGCCCGCCGCGGCTGCCCGCCGTGCTGCGTCCGCTGGCCCGCTTCGACGCCCGGGACCACTTCGGAGGCACCGCCCCCACCGTCCGGGCCGGGCTCGAACGGTTCCTCCGGGCCCGGGGCGTCGACCTCGCCGGCGGAAGCGTCACCATGCTCACCCAGGCCCGCGTCCTCGGCCACGTGTTCAATCCGCTGACCGTCTACTGGTGCCACCGTCCCGACGGCACCCCGCTCTGCGTCGTCGCGGAGGTGCACAACACCTACGGGGAGCGGCACAGCTACCTGCTGCGGACCGACGCGGCGGGGCGGGCGGTGACCGGCAAGGACTTCTACGTCTCGCCGTTCTTCCCCGTGGACGGCGACTACCGGATGCGGCTCCCGGAGCCCGGCCCCCGGCTGAACCTGACGGTCCACCTGGAGCGCGCGGAGTCACGCCCGTTCACCGCGACCGTACGCGGCGCCCGGCGTCCCGGCACCCCCGCCCAGCTGGTCCGGCTCTTCCTGCGCCACCCCTTCTCCACCGCGGTGGTCTCCGCCGCCATCCGGCTGCACGGCATCCGGCTCCTCCTGCGCCGGCTTCCCGTGCAGCCACGTCCCCGTCATCACACCCAGGAAGGCATGCGGTGAAGGTGCCCACCTCCCCTCTGTCACCCCGTCCCCCCGCCCCGGCCGGCCTCGGCATCCCGGCTCAGACCGGCCCCGGCACCGCCCCCGGTGCCGGAGTCGATGCCGGAGTCGATGCCGGGCGCTGGCCCGACGTGGCCTCCCCGCCACGGGCCTCCGGGGTGAGGACCGCCGTGGCGGAGCGGCTGGTACGCCACGCGCTCGCCCGGCTCCCGCTGCGCGTCCGGATCGCCGGCACCGGCAGTACCGGGCTGGGCGGGCCCCTCATGGAGATCCGCGAACCCGACGCCTTCTTCCGGCGGATCGGAGCGAGCGGACTCATCGGCTTCGGCGAGTCCTACATGGCGGGCGAGTGGGACTCTCCCGACCTCGTCGGCGTCCTCACGGTCCTCGCGGGGAACGTGGCCGGCCTCGTACCGGCGCCCCTGCAGAAGCTGCGGAGGGTGTGGGCCCTACGGCAGCCCCCCGCCCAGGCCAACACCCCCGAGGGGGCCCGCGACAACATCAGCCACCACTACGACTTGTCGAACGACCTCTTCGCCCTCTTCCTCGACGACACACTCACGTACTCCGCCGCCTTCTTCCGCGGATTCCCCGCCGAGCAGGATCTGCTGTCCGCCGCCCAGCACCGCAAGATCGACCGGCTGCTGGACCTGGCCGGCGTGCGCGACGGGACCGAACTGCTGGAGATCGGCACCGGCTGGGGCGAACTCGCCGTACGGGCGGCCGCGCGAGGAGCCCGGGTCACCACGCTCACCCTCTCCCGGGAACAGCAGGAGCTGGCCCGGGGCCGCATCAGGGAAGCGGGCCACCGGGACCGGGTCGACGTACGGCTCAGCGACTACCGGGACGTCACCGGCGAGTACGACGCGGTCGTCAGCGTCGAGATGATCGAGGCGGTCGGGGAGGAGTTCTGGCCGGAGTACTTCCGGACCCTGGACCGCTGCCTGGCCCCCGGCGGGAAGATCGCGCTCCAGGCGATCACGATGCCGGACGACCGGATGCTGGCCAGCCGCAGCACCTACACCTGGATCCAGAAGTACATCTTCCCCGGCGGACTGCTGCCCTCCACCGAGGCGATGGAGCGCGTCACCGCCGGCCACACCTCCCTGCGGACGGTGCGGCGCGACGGCTTCGGCTCCCACTACGCCGAGACCCTGAGGCTGTGGCGGGAACGCTTCACGGAACGGGCCGCGCAGGTCGACGCGCTCGGCTTCGACGCGACCTTCCGCCGTATGTGGACCTTCTACCTCGCCTACTCCGAGGCCGGCTTCCGGTCCGGCTATCTCGACGTGCAGCAGATTCTCCTGACCCGTGAGGACACCGCGTGAACACCACGACCGACACCCCGGGGCGCGCTGCGCAGCGGATCGCGCCCGTCATCGAGCGGTGCCTGGGCGGCCCCCCGCCGGTCAGGATCAGGATGTGGGACGGCAGCGAGACCGGACCCCGGGACGCGCCCACGGTCCACGTGCGCTCGCGCAGGGCGCTGCGCCGGCTCCTGTGGCAGCCGGGCGAACTCGGTCTCGCCGAGGCCTACATCACCGGTGACATCGACATCGACGACGACCTGGCGGACGGGCTGCGCGCGCTGCGCCGCGCGCCGGGGGCGAACGGCCCGCGGCTGCCACGGCCCCGTGCCGCGGACCGTCTCCGGGCGGCCGGCACCGCCCTGCGGCTCGGTGCGATCGGGCCCCGCCCGCCGACACCCGCGGCCCGCGCGGGGCTCCGGGGCGCGCTGCACAGCAAGGCCCGCGACCGGGCCGCCATCAGCCACCACTACGACCTCTCCAACGCCTTCTACTCCCTGCTGCTCGACGAGACCATGGCCTACTCGTGCGGCTACTGGGCCAGTGACGCCCCCGGTTACGGGCCGGCCGACGCCCAGCGGGACAAGCTGGACCTGATCTGCCGCAAGCTCGGGCTGACGGCCGGCGCCCGGCTGCTCGACATCGGCTGCGGCTGGGGATCCCTGACGCTCCACGCGGCGGCGCGGCACGGAGTCCGGGTCACCGCCGTCACTCTCGCCGCCGAGCAGGCGGCGTACGTACGCGGGCAGGTGGAGGCGCGCGGCCTGGAGGACCTCGTCGAGGTGCACCGCTGCGACTACCGGGACGTCACCGGCCTGCCGGACTTCCGGGGCGGGTACGACGCCGTGTCCACCATCGAGATGGGGGAGCACGTCGGCGACGCCCAGTACCCGGCCTTCACCGCCCTGCTGCACTCCGTGCTCAGGCCCCGGGGACGCGCCCTGGTCCAGCAGATGTCCCGCGGCTCGACCGCTCCCGGCGGCGGGGCGTTCATCGAGGCGTACATCGCACCCGACATGCACATGCGCCCGCTCGGCGAGACCGTCGCCCTGCTGGAGGGCGCCGGACTCGAGGTCCGGGACGTCGAGTCGATGCGTGAGCACTACGTCCTCACCGTCCGGGCCTGGCACCGCACGCTGGAGGAGCGCTGGCCCGAGTTCGTGGCGCTGGTGGGTGAGGAGACCGCCCGGGTGTGGCGCCTCTATCTGGTGGGCGGTGCCCTCGCCTTCGAAGAACGGCGCATGGGCGTCGACCAGATCCTCTCGGTGCGTCCCGACGCGACCGGATCGGCGGGCCCGGCGGCAACCCGGCACGGCTGGTGCGCGAGGACCGGCGACGCTCCCGGCGGACCGGCGGAAGCGGACCGGACGGCCACCCGGTGAGCGGGTTCGGATGGGCGGAGTTCGCCCGGGGCCTGCCGGTGGCGGCGGGCGCCGCCCTCGCCGTCATGCTCGTGACGTTCCTGATCGCCCTGCGCAAGGGCGTGCACCGGATCGTCGACGTGGCATGGGGACTCGGGTTCGCCGCCGTCGCCCTCGTCCCGTACGCGATGCCCTCCGGTGACGGCGACGGGGGGCGCCGCGCCCTGGCGGCCGTGCTCACCGTCGTCTGGGGTCTGCGGCTGGCCGTCCACATCGGCCGGCGCGGCCGGGGCCACGGCGAGGACCCGCGCTACGAGGCCATGCTCGCCAAGGCGCCGGGCAACCCCGATCTGTACGCCCTGCGCACGGTGTACCTCCTCCAGGGCGCCCTCGTCTGGCTGATCTCCCTGCCGGTACAGGCGGCCGGCCACCTCACGGGACCGCTCGACGCGTGGTCGTGGGCAGGCACCGCGCTGTGGGCGCTGGGGCTCGGCTTCGAAGCGGTGGGGGACGCCCAACTGGCGCGCTTCAAGGCCGATCCCGCCAACAAGGGGCGGATCATGGACCGGGGCCTGTGGTCCTGGACCCGCCACCCCAACTACTTCGGGGACTTCTGCGTCTGGTGGGGTCTGTTCCTCATCGTCTGCTCGAACCCGGCGGTCGCCGCGGCGACCCTCGTCTCGCCCGTCGTCATGAGCCTCCTGCTGACCAGAGGCAGCGGAAAGGCGCTCCTGGAGCGGCACATGGCCGGACGCCCGGGGTTCGCGGAGTACCGGGCCCGCACCAGCGGCTTCTTCCCGCGCCCGCCCCGCCGGCCCTGAGACGGAGAAGTGGGCGTGCCCCCCGGCAAGGGGGCGCGCCCACTCGGGCTCAGGCGTCCCGGAACTCCATCAGGGCCACGGGGGCCGAGGTCGGCTGTTCGGATCCGCCCGCCGGTTCGACGGTGATGCCCATGCCGGACGCGCGGTCCACCGGGCCGTCCAGCAGAACGGCGTCATCGGTGGCGGACGGGTTCATCAGGCCGGCGGCACGCATGGTGCCGCCTTCGTCGAACCACAGCTGGTACACCTTGCCGCCGGGCGGCCGTGCCATGTCCGACGCGAGGAACACCGCCCGGTTCACACTCCGCGAGACGACCACCGTGCCCCGGGCGCCGTCCCCGAGATCCGCGGCGCTGGTCCTGGCGTCCGGTGCGGTCAGCACCCGCGCCACCTGCTCGTTGTGCTGTTCGGCCCGGGCGGCCTCCTGCCGGGCGTCCCGCGCGACCTGGTTCTGCCACACGGCGACCCCGCCGAAGGCGGCAGCGGCGGCCACACAGGCGGCGAGCGCGTACACCGACCAGCGGCGGGCCCGGCCGGGGGAGACCCCGGAGCCGGCACTCCGGCCCCGGGGCGGAGGCTCCTGCCGTACGGTCGTGATGTCGCGCAGCACCCGGTCCCGGAGCCCCGGGGGCGGGGTGGCGGACACGGCGAGCCCGAGCCGGGCGGCGGTGGCGGAGAGCTCCCTTACCTCCTGGGCGCACGCCTCGCAGGCACCCAGATGCCGTTCGAACGCGACGCGCTCCTCGTCCGGCAGCGCGTGCAGGGCATAGGCCCCGGTCAGTGTGTGCAGCTCGGCCGTGCTCATGCGTTCACCCCCAGGCAGTCACGCAGCCGGATGAGCCCGTCGCGCAGCCGTGTCTTGACGGTTCCCAGTGGTACGGACAGCAGCTCGCCGACCTCGCGGTAGGTCAGTCCGCGGTAGTACGCCAGCGTCACCGACTCCCGCTGGAGCTCGGAGAGCGTCCGCATACAGCGCCGGACCTGCTCCCTCTCCAGCCGGCTCTCGACCTGCTCGGACACCTCGTCGAACTCCGGGGTGCGGTCGAGCAGCGCCGCCTTGTGCTCCCGTGCCGCGGTCGCCTCGGCCGATCTCACCCGGTCCACCGCGCGGTGGTGGGCGAGTGTCAGCACCCAGTTCATGGCGCTGCCGCGGGTCGCCTGGTAGCGGGGGGCGGTGCGCCACACCTCGACCAGGACCTCCTGGGCCACCTCCTCCGACTGGGCCGGGTCGCGGAGCACGCTCCGCACCAGGCCGAGGACCGGCCCGCTGACCTGGTCGTACACCTGGGCGAATGCGGCCTGGTCGCCACGGGCGACCTGGCCGATCAGTTCCTGCAGGCCGGGGCCCGACGAGGGGACCCCACTGATGTGTACGGCTTCTCTCACGCGGACGGTCCTCCCGGAGCACGCAACGGTTTCCTGGGGTGATTCGGAGCCGACGGCCCGGAGGATTGGTCCAACGCTTCAGGAATCGGCCGGTCCGCCCACCTTCTCGTACGCACGCCCGGCCGGCCGCGACCGGGTCCTCCTGGCAGCGCGGACGACGAGGAGGACCACCAGCCCGATCGGTGAGAGCAGGATCGTCAGCACCAGGAGCGGACCCGTCACCAGCGGGGACATCCCCAGCCTGCGCGACTCCAGGAACATCCACTGCCCCAGCAGCAGATCCCAGGCGATGATCTGCGCCCAGACGGCCCCGGCGCCGTTCGCCAGCGACGTCAGGTCGCGGAACGTGTCGATGTCCGGGCTGCTCACCGCGGCCCACAGCTCCGGGAACACCGGTGCGGCCATCACCGCCCAGAGGGTCAGCACAGGCAGGACGGTCAGCGGCGAGGACGCCACGCGCGCGGTGGGGCGCCAGTTCGGCGCGAAGATCATGAGCAGCCAGAACGGGGCGGCCGCCATGAACGTGATCTCGAAGAGTGCACCGGTCATGACACGAGCTCCTTGTCCGGCGCGGTGGCCGATGAGGCGGGGACGGCGGCCGGGCGGAGTGCGGCGAGGACACCCGAGGCCGTCGCGGTGACGATCAGCCCCGCGGCGGTGAGTGTCGTGCCGTCGGGGTGGACCAGCGGCTGGCCGCGCAGCGCCTGCCAGGTCACCAGGGCGACGACCGCGGCGTACGCGCCGGAGGCGACGAGCACCAGCCGCAGCCGCACACGTGGGTCGCGCAGCCGGGCGACCCGGGGCGCGAGGAGGACCAGCGCCACCACGAACAGCGGGAGCGCCTGCAGGGCGTGCATGCCGACGAAGTGCGGGACGCGCAGGTCACCGCCGGTCGTCGACCAGCCGGTCAGCGGCATCGAGGGCCCGCCGTCCGGCACACCGACCGCGTGGGCGCCGACCACGTCCGCGGTGTCGAGACCGCCGGCCGCCCGCTGCCCGGCGGACGGCCGTGCCATCAGGAAGCCGAACCCCGCGCCCACCAGGGCGATCAGCACCCCCGAGCGCACGGCCCAGGCCGAGGCGCGGTCGGCGATCCGCGCGCGGAGCAGCAGGAGCGCGACGACGAGCGTGCCGGCCCAGAGGACGACGACGGTGGCGGCCATCGCGTCGTACAGCGCCGAGTCGAGCGCGGTCCCGTGATTGAAGTGGCTCCGCTTCCCCCTGATCACCTGGCCGGTGATGATCGCCATCTCCCCGGCGCACGCCAGGGCGACCACGGTGCCTGCCCACCGGCCGACGCGCCGGCCGCGGGTCGGCAGCGTCAGCATCCACGCCAGGGCCAGCGCGTACGCCACGAACGAGGCGGCGAACTTGAACGGCTTGGCCCAGATCGGCGCGCCCGCGAGGACCCGGTCGTCCACCAGGATCCCCACCGCCCCGACGACGGACATGACGACCATCGAGGCGGCGAACAGGAGTAACGGCCGGTGCCATGTGCGCCATGACTGCATAGGTTCCCCCAGGGAAATTATGGATAGTGGCACTACCTGCTATCCGATAGGGGGACTATCTATGATGAAGGCCGGCTTGGCAACCTCCTGGAGGGTGAACGAACAGTGCGCATCGGCGAATTGAGTCGCAGGTCCGGGGTCCCGGTGCCGACGATCAAGTACTACGTACGCGAGGGGCTGCTGCCCGCCGGTGTTCTGACCAGCCCCAACCAGGCGCGCTACGACGACGGGCACGAGCGCAGGCTGCGGCTGATCCGGGCACTCCTGGACGTCGGAGGGCTGTCGCTGTCCGCCATCGCGGAGGTCCTGGAGGCGGTCGACGATCCGGGGCAGCCGGTGCACAAGGTGCTCGGTGCGGCGGCCGGACGCATCACGCCCGAGGGGTCCGAGGAGTCCGAGGGCTCCGGGGAGGAGGGGCCCGAATCGGCCGAGGCCCGCGAGGCGGTCGCCGCGCTGCTGGCGCGGCGCGGCTGGCTCGTGGGCGCGGACAGCCCGGCGGGACGGTCACTGGCGGGTGTGCTGGCGGCCCTGCGCCGGGCGGGGCACGGAGGATTCGTCGAACTGCTCGACGTCTACGCGGACGCGGCTGAGCCCGTCGCGCACGCGGACCTCGACTACGTCCGACGGCGCGTGGCACGCGAGGACCTGGTGGAGAGCGTGGTGGTCGGCACGGTTCTCGGCGAGGCCATGTTCGGGGCGCTCAGGCGGCTCGCCCACGTGGACGCCTCCGCCCGGGCCTACCAGGGTGGAGCGGAACGGGAGGCCGGGGGATGACGACACGCGCGTGACCCGGTCGCCGTGCGGGACGGCGGCCGGGTCAAGGGGGAAGCGGGCAGGGTCAGGCGGCGCTCTCCTGCTCGCGCTCCACCTGCTCGTTCCACTCGCGCTTGACCGCGCGCCACGCGTCGTCGTTCTGGCCGAGGCGCCAGTAGCCCGAGATCGACAGCTGCTGGAGCGGGATGCCGCGGTCCAGACGGAGGTGGCGCCGGATCTCCTTCACGAAGCCCGCCTCGCCGTGGACGAAGGCCT from Streptomyces sp. QL37 harbors:
- a CDS encoding molybdopterin-dependent oxidoreductase encodes the protein MIAGFTALCVAELVAAAVRPEAGPVTAVGGAVIDRTPPAVKDFAVRNFGTDDKLVLRLGILVLLAVFAMAVGVLALRHRWTGAAAVLVFGVVGAVSAAGRPEGRPGDALPSVVGALVAAGVLYLLAGRLRVPETAPPPAAGETDGGARGAFDRRGFVIAATTAAAASAGAGLLGRRLQASQLAGVSASRGDIALPAPASAAPPIPAGADLGVRGLSSFTTPNKDFYRVDTALVVPRVDAGAWRLRIHGKGVARPVTLGFQDLLDRELVERDITLTCVSNQVGGPYVGTARWIGVRLADLLREAGVKPPSKGGSADQIVARSVDGMTIGTPVEEVMDGRDALLAVGMNGEPLPFDHGFPVRMVVPGLYGYVSACKWIRDIELTTFDAYDAYWVEREWSREAPVKTQSRIDTPRPFAAPGAGTVPVAGVAWAQHRGIARVEVRVDGGEWHTARLAAEAGRDTWRQWVWEWPATTGHHTLEVRATDRTGATQTDTRVGTVPDGATGWHSVVVDVP
- a CDS encoding FAD-dependent oxidoreductase; the encoded protein is MAGERRRTAVVGGGVAGLTAAHVLGRAHDVTLLEADERVGGHAHTHDLSSSDGRTHRVDSGFIVHNRRTYPNLLRLFDELGVATQESEMSMSVRCEGCGLEYAGARGATGLFARPGSLLRGPYLRMLTEVPRFHRAARALLAMPEGTGTMTLGEFAARGRFSAYFRAHFLTPMVSAVWSCDPVTAMRYPARHLFRFLEHHGMLRIGDSPVWRTVTGGSREYVDRIAEQVRSVRTSTPVRTVRRLGRGVEIVTEDGTTEEYDAVVVATHPDQALRLLADPTDEERRTLGAFRYSRNPTLLHTDTALLPRSRGAAASWNYLMPSCAADADRVTVSYDMNRLQRLDAPERFVVTLNGAERVDPDLVRGRMVYEHPVFTPESVAAQGRLPGLSGPVTAFAGAYHGWGFHEDGCRSGVRAAEALGVTW
- a CDS encoding DUF1365 domain-containing protein, which produces MVNALYPCTITHVRTAPRRHALRHRTYLWLIDPDRPPRLPAVLRPLARFDARDHFGGTAPTVRAGLERFLRARGVDLAGGSVTMLTQARVLGHVFNPLTVYWCHRPDGTPLCVVAEVHNTYGERHSYLLRTDAAGRAVTGKDFYVSPFFPVDGDYRMRLPEPGPRLNLTVHLERAESRPFTATVRGARRPGTPAQLVRLFLRHPFSTAVVSAAIRLHGIRLLLRRLPVQPRPRHHTQEGMR
- a CDS encoding class I SAM-dependent methyltransferase, yielding MPAQTGPGTAPGAGVDAGVDAGRWPDVASPPRASGVRTAVAERLVRHALARLPLRVRIAGTGSTGLGGPLMEIREPDAFFRRIGASGLIGFGESYMAGEWDSPDLVGVLTVLAGNVAGLVPAPLQKLRRVWALRQPPAQANTPEGARDNISHHYDLSNDLFALFLDDTLTYSAAFFRGFPAEQDLLSAAQHRKIDRLLDLAGVRDGTELLEIGTGWGELAVRAAARGARVTTLTLSREQQELARGRIREAGHRDRVDVRLSDYRDVTGEYDAVVSVEMIEAVGEEFWPEYFRTLDRCLAPGGKIALQAITMPDDRMLASRSTYTWIQKYIFPGGLLPSTEAMERVTAGHTSLRTVRRDGFGSHYAETLRLWRERFTERAAQVDALGFDATFRRMWTFYLAYSEAGFRSGYLDVQQILLTREDTA
- a CDS encoding cyclopropane-fatty-acyl-phospholipid synthase family protein — encoded protein: MNTTTDTPGRAAQRIAPVIERCLGGPPPVRIRMWDGSETGPRDAPTVHVRSRRALRRLLWQPGELGLAEAYITGDIDIDDDLADGLRALRRAPGANGPRLPRPRAADRLRAAGTALRLGAIGPRPPTPAARAGLRGALHSKARDRAAISHHYDLSNAFYSLLLDETMAYSCGYWASDAPGYGPADAQRDKLDLICRKLGLTAGARLLDIGCGWGSLTLHAAARHGVRVTAVTLAAEQAAYVRGQVEARGLEDLVEVHRCDYRDVTGLPDFRGGYDAVSTIEMGEHVGDAQYPAFTALLHSVLRPRGRALVQQMSRGSTAPGGGAFIEAYIAPDMHMRPLGETVALLEGAGLEVRDVESMREHYVLTVRAWHRTLEERWPEFVALVGEETARVWRLYLVGGALAFEERRMGVDQILSVRPDATGSAGPAATRHGWCARTGDAPGGPAEADRTATR
- a CDS encoding DUF1295 domain-containing protein, coding for MSGFGWAEFARGLPVAAGAALAVMLVTFLIALRKGVHRIVDVAWGLGFAAVALVPYAMPSGDGDGGRRALAAVLTVVWGLRLAVHIGRRGRGHGEDPRYEAMLAKAPGNPDLYALRTVYLLQGALVWLISLPVQAAGHLTGPLDAWSWAGTALWALGLGFEAVGDAQLARFKADPANKGRIMDRGLWSWTRHPNYFGDFCVWWGLFLIVCSNPAVAAATLVSPVVMSLLLTRGSGKALLERHMAGRPGFAEYRARTSGFFPRPPRRP
- a CDS encoding anti-sigma factor; translation: MSTAELHTLTGAYALHALPDEERVAFERHLGACEACAQEVRELSATAARLGLAVSATPPPGLRDRVLRDITTVRQEPPPRGRSAGSGVSPGRARRWSVYALAACVAAAAAFGGVAVWQNQVARDARQEAARAEQHNEQVARVLTAPDARTSAADLGDGARGTVVVSRSVNRAVFLASDMARPPGGKVYQLWFDEGGTMRAAGLMNPSATDDAVLLDGPVDRASGMGITVEPAGGSEQPTSAPVALMEFRDA
- a CDS encoding sigma-70 family RNA polymerase sigma factor; translation: MREAVHISGVPSSGPGLQELIGQVARGDQAAFAQVYDQVSGPVLGLVRSVLRDPAQSEEVAQEVLVEVWRTAPRYQATRGSAMNWVLTLAHHRAVDRVRSAEATAAREHKAALLDRTPEFDEVSEQVESRLEREQVRRCMRTLSELQRESVTLAYYRGLTYREVGELLSVPLGTVKTRLRDGLIRLRDCLGVNA
- a CDS encoding ABA4-like family protein codes for the protein MTGALFEITFMAAAPFWLLMIFAPNWRPTARVASSPLTVLPVLTLWAVMAAPVFPELWAAVSSPDIDTFRDLTSLANGAGAVWAQIIAWDLLLGQWMFLESRRLGMSPLVTGPLLVLTILLSPIGLVVLLVVRAARRTRSRPAGRAYEKVGGPADS
- a CDS encoding MerR family transcriptional regulator; protein product: MRIGELSRRSGVPVPTIKYYVREGLLPAGVLTSPNQARYDDGHERRLRLIRALLDVGGLSLSAIAEVLEAVDDPGQPVHKVLGAAAGRITPEGSEESEGSGEEGPESAEAREAVAALLARRGWLVGADSPAGRSLAGVLAALRRAGHGGFVELLDVYADAAEPVAHADLDYVRRRVAREDLVESVVVGTVLGEAMFGALRRLAHVDASARAYQGGAEREAGG